The Muribaculum intestinale genome includes the window TGAAATCAAGGCGGCATCCAAGCTCCAGAAACCAACCACCCAGGAGGTGCGCCGCAGCGTTATGCGCCGTGCCGCCCGAAGCAATGAGAAAATCCTTCTGAACACACCGGAATGGCGTCAGGAGGCCCCATTCAACAATATGATTCCGGGCCGACCGCTGGTAGGCTGTGTAGGCACAGCTATGGCCACAATCATGAAATATCACAACTATCCCCAGCGCGGTACCGGCAGCTACAACGGTGTCAACTTCGATGTGGCCTACGACTGGGACAACATGCGCATGGACAATTACCGCTATGGTTACTCAGAAACCGAGGCCAACGCCGTGGCTACGCTCGTATACCATGCTGCGGCAAGTATCGGCACTCAGTTCGGTTACTCCGGTTCAAGTGCATATGAGGTAAAGGTGCCTGCCGCCCTTATCAACTATTTCGGCTACGACCCCGGAGTGTCATTCAAGAAACGCTCTGAGGCCGCGACTCAAGCCGAGTTCGACCGTCTCGTCGAAAACGACATAAAGGCCGGTCGCCCCGTGCTCTATTGCGGACAGGATGTGACTGCCGGCCATGCATTCGTGGTCGACGGATATGATCCCCTGACCAGCATGATTCATGTCAACTGGGGATGGGGCGGAGCCGACGGCAACAACAATGGAGGATGGTATGCAAGCACCGCCCTCAATCCTACCGTCAGCCAGCAACACAGCTTCAACAACCTGACTACCATTATATATAATATCAAGCCCGGCAACGGCAACAACAGCTCATGGTCGCCAATTCATATCACTGCCGACGGACGCCAGGTGGGTATGGGTTCCGACCTCAAAGGTGATCTCGCCGTAGGCACTTCCTTTACCGTAAGAGTCGGCAACCTGAAGAATGTCAGCTACAACGACTTCAGCGGAAAGATTGCAGTCGCCCTCTTTGACGCCCAGGGCACATTCAAGTCGCTGCTCAGCGCCATTGATGGATTCTCTCTGTCGGGCATGGCTATTTATCCCTACGGATATGCCGACTTCAAATGCCAGCTTCCCGCAGGAGTGGCTGTTGCCGACGGCGACATGATACGTATGGCCACAAGCGCCGACAACGGCACTACTTGGCTCCCTGTAGCCGGCGAGCTTGTCACCACCAACGAGATTCCCGCCAAAGGCGCCGCTCCACAGTATTTCGCCATCACACGTCCATCGTCGATTACAGGTGCTACATTCACCGGCGAAAATTCGGTAATCCGCGGATGGAACTATCATTTTACCGTAGTGCCCGAATTCCCCGAGCGCGATATGGTGACTGTAAAAGCCAACGGATATGTGGTTTCGCCCGGTGCCAACCACACATACACCATCGGCAATGTGGTTTCCGACCAGGAGATTACAGTCTACGTCCAGAATGCAGCCGATGTAAAAGAGAAGCGTAGCCTCTGGGTTGAGGCCGGTTCGCTTGAATCGCTGCTCCCGGGCGGCGACGCCACTGCGCTGAAAGAACTCACTCTGTTCGGCACGATGGACTCCCGCGACTTTGCCTTCATCAAGGGCAACATGAAGAGCCTTACCCGACTCGACATTTCGTCGGTACGCATCCTTGCCAACGGCTCAGACCCCGCCAATGCAGTGCCCCGCGATGCTTTCCGCAATCTGTGGAAACTCAAGGAGGTTGTGCTCCCCAACAGTGTAAACCGTCTGTGCAACGGCGCATTCCGCTCCTGCGGCATCTCCAAGATGGTAATCCCTGCCGGCGTCAGGACCATTGACTACAATGTATTCAATGCTTCGTCGGGTCTTCTCGATATATGGGTGAGCAATTCGAATCCCGTCTATATCAACTGGTGTGTGCTCCATGCCACTCCTACCAGCCGCATGACTCTCCACTGTCCCAGCGAGGCTGCCGTCAACAACTACAAGGCCAAGGAATACTGGAAGGACATCGCCAATATCGTCGTTGACCCGATCGTGTCTACTTCCGACTGTTCGTTTGCCGTGATGGAAGACGATGACGTAAAATATGTGTGCGACATCAAGCCCGGCTCATACGAGAAAGGCAAGAAGATTGTATTCTCGGCCGAGCATATCGCCGACAACGACAACCGCATGGATGTCTATGCCAACTCTACTCTGCTCAAGCCCGACGCACAGGGCAACTATTCTACCGTGCTCAACGGCAACACCATCATACACTTCGATCTCGTAGAACCCACACCTGTCAGCACCTACGAATCGCCCTGGACCATCACCGACGACGGCGGTACTGTCGGTATGTTTACCGATGCCGTCAATGTGCTCCCCGGCGTGCCCTTCTCTATCCGTATCAACTCGTTCTCAGTTACCGACAATGCATTTTGGGCTGTGGTACTCACTACCGACGATGGTCGCATCAAAGAGTTCATTTCACCCATTGGCAACTGGTCGGCAGGCCCAGGCAAGGGTCTGAAGATGAATGTAAACTGCTGTGTCAACGACGCTACTGTGCGCGAAGGCAATCTCATCCGTCTGGCCACATCCTTCAACAAGAGGACTTGGGCTCTTGTCAACGGCAAGAACGATAATGTAATAGCTTCTCTACCCGCTCTCAACAACCAGACTCCCGTCTACAACTTTACATTTTCTGAGGGACTCGAGTCGAAGGCCAATATGTCGGGGGTCGTGTCGACCGCTGTCCATGGCCGCGACCTCACCTTCAAGATTACACCCAAGCAGGCATCGCATATGATTGATGCTGTTGTCAATGGTGATACCATCATAAAGGCTGGCAAGGCATTTACATATTCGTTCATTGCCAAGCAAGATATTGATTTCGATATAAATATATATCCTCCTGTTACATATACTGAGGCTACAATTGTACTTAAGGATGGCGAACATCTGTATTTATCTGGTGATGAAGGTATCGATAACTGGGGGGTTCTCAACCATCAGATGGCCGAGAAATATAAGAATATCAAGAAACTCAAGATTGTAGGAAAACTTGATTATTATGACTTTAATTTCTTCCGTGAGAATTATTGGATTGCTGCAAACATCCGCTATCTTGACCTCTCTGAGGCTACATTCGTGCGTGACCGCGACAAGGATGCAAAGAATGGTCTTGACAATGTTTTCCCGAGGAATGCTTTTAAAAATGACGCTCTCGGAGGATGCTATATCGAAGAGATTGTACTCCCCTCTTCTCTGACTCAGTTTGACGACCTTTGTTTCAACGGGTGCAGCCGACTCAGAGAAATCAGATTGCCCTCCAATCTTCGCAACTGGACTACAGGTCCCACTCCATATGTAGGAGCGGTGAAAAATCTGACCCGCGGTGGTCTTAATGATGATGTATTCAAAGGCTGTACATCGCTTGAGACTATATATCTGCCTTGCGTCCCCGGAGTGGGCGGTAAGGTTGGCCATTGGTATTATTCTAATTATCATGCACTGAAAACAGGCCTTCCCGACAATACAAAGGTGACTGTAGTGGTTCCAGCCGAGCATCTTACCGCATATAAGACTCCTCGTGTTGATGATGGAGACTTTGAGAATCAATGGTCTAACGGTTGGGAAGCAGGCGGATTCAATCTTGTAGGTGAATATCCCGTGTATGCTCTCGATTTCGATCCCTCGCGGTGCTTTATCGCAGAAGCCGGTGTCGATGTGTCCAAAATCGCATCTTTCCTTAAAGACAATGTCAAGCTCGAGCAGATGGATTGCAAGCTCTATGTAGCGACCGGAAGCAATGAGAGTGCAAATCGTCCTGAAGGTGTTGATGCTTACGATGCATCACGGAAGTACAAGGTTTACGACAACGGCAAGCTGCTCGACGCCGACAAGATCGGTGCCGACGGATCGATAAGCATTACCTATTACAACCCCAACAAGCATGCCGACAAGAGCGGCAACCACGCTGTCGAGGTTGCATACCTCTACGATGTAACATTCAACTGTGCTTCTGCCAACCTCCTGGTTGCCGTCGACAATATCCGTAACAATGAAGAGAGTGCCGGCGATGAGGCTACGGAGTTTGAGACATTCAACTACTACAACGCTCTCGCTCCTGTACTCGAAAACGTAAAAGAGAACAGCTCCGTACGCTTCAAGGTTTCTCTTACCGAGAATAATCCCAAGATTGCTATTTCAGTCAAGAATGGCGAGAATGTGGTTTCTCCCGACGAGGAAGGCTACTATACCGTAGATGTCACTGACAGCAATGTGGCTGTAAGCATCTCGGCAGTGCCTGTCAACGGCGCTACACTTACCTCTGCCGATATCGATGCAATCACTCCTGCCGATGCAGTCGATGTAACCTCTATAGCTCTTGCCGGTGATATCGAGGCCGACAAGGTGAAGGATGTTATCGACCAGCTGCCCTCTATCCAGGAACTTGACCTCTCTGAGCTCACCACCGCTCTCCCCGCCGAGGCTATGGCCGGCAAAGAGACTCTCGTTACGGTATCGCTCCCTGCAGCCGACCATATCGAGGACGGTACATTCAGCGGCTGTACCAACCTTACCGGTGTCGAGGTACCCTCATGCGTTTCATCTATAGGTGCCAATGCATTCAGCGGATGTAGCTCGCTCCAGACAATCAACTTTACCGATGTCAAGTCGATAGGCGCGAATGCCTTCAACGGCTGTACCGGTCTTACAAGCGTGATTTTCACAGCTCCCGGTTCCGAGACTACCGTGGCCCGTGTGCGTAGCGTATCGCGCAGTGCGCGTGCCGAGGGATATTCTGCCGATGCGTTTGCCGGCATCAACCCCAACTGTATCGTATACCTCGATGAGAATGTGGCCGTGCCCGACGCCCCTGCCAACTATGTACGTGTCCGCAAGGATGACACCGTCGAAGGTGGCCGCGTATACGAGGCTCTCGGAAGCATCTCTATCGATCCGATGTACGACTTCCGCGCTCTCAACACATTCAATGTGACCGAGGGTAATACCATCAGCATGGAAATGCCTCTCGATGTATCCTATGGAGCAAGCAACTGGAACTCGTTCGTGATTCCGTTCGTTCCCGCCAAGGTTACCAACGTGGCCGGCGATGAGATTTCCGCCTATACCGGCAGCGACGACGAGGTAGGTGCCAACGGTTCTTATATGGTTGCCTCGCTCTCTGATGAGACAGCCGAAGGACTCAGCCTCATGGCGGGTATTCAGGCCAATGTACCCTACGTGGCCGGTCTGTGTGCCGAAACCGAGCCAGGTGTGGTACGCTTCGAGTCTGGTGCCTGCGAAGTGGCCAATACTCCCGATAATATCAGCGTAAACGGAGCACACTACACTCTGTCGGCTACATTTGCCAAGAGCGAACTCCCCACGGCTACCACCTATATGCTTACCGACGACGGCTCTGCTTTCGCCACCTCGGACGATTATGCAGAGACCGTGACTGCCGCTCCCTTCTCGGTATATGCAGTGGCTCCTTCGGGCGACCGCTTTGACATCAATATCGAGGAAGCTCCGGGCGTTCCTACCGGCATCGACGGCGTGTATGCCGAGAGTGGTCTGCGTATAGCCGCTGAAAATGGCGTCCTCGTCATCTACTCCGACACCGAGGGTCTCAGCATCGACCTGTATAGTGTCAACGGTATGCGCCTCAGAGAGATTCGCCTCTCCGCAGGTCGCAACGAGGTAAGTGGTCTGCTCCAGGGCGTATACGTAATCTCCGGACAGAAGGTTGTGCTGTAACCCCGCAGACGATAAACACACACTTTATATAGCAATAGTATCGAGGCCCCGCCATGAAGCGGGGCCTCGATCTGTTTATGCGCTTATGTTGGGGTAGCTTGTCGGGATTATTTGGTGAGGGTGATTATGTAGGCCGAGTCGTCGTCGCGGGTGTATGACACGGTCATGCCGGCCTTTGTTAGGCGCGATGCCAGTTCCTCGGCGGAGTCAAGGAAATGGGGCTCTCCCTTTTTACCCATATCGGCGTGAAGCGAGTTTATCTCCTCTTTGGAGCAGGGAAATCCTATCACAAGATGTCCGCCCGGCATCAGATGGTCATCATACATGCGTTTTACGGTGGCTACAGGGTCGTCAAACGACGGCAGCATACAGAACACCACAATCGCGTCGTAGGCGCCGAATATGGCATCGTGTTCCACATCACCGAGTATGAATCGGGCCTTGGCGCTACTGCCGTAGGCCGCGGCAGCCTGTTCGAGCAGCCCGCATGACAGGTCGTAGGCATCGACCCATCCTGAGCCTGTGAGCCTTTTGAATAGGTATGGAAGCAACTGTCCGGTACCGGCTGTGGCATCGAGCACTATGTTGTCGGGTTTTAGTTCGAGTCGGGCTACAATCAGACTGATAGCCTGTGGATTGTTCTCGACTGTCTCGTCGCGTTTGCGCAAAAGGAGATTGTGGAATTCAGGGTCAAACATACGGCAGGAAAGATTATAATAGTATGTTTATTCTTAACCTCCGTATGTCGCTGTTTGTTCAATCCTTTGTACCATAGGCGAAATCGCCGGCGTAGGCCTGTGCCACAACAACAGAAGTGCACCCCGAAGGTTATATTACCTTCGGGGTGCACTTCTGTTGTTGTGATACGTCATTCTTACGGTATGGATATCATTACGAGAATCCATATAATCAGCATCATGCCTGCAAAATAGATGCCATAAAGGCTCTTTTTTATAGCATCGATATACGACCGTTTTTTGTCATCGCCGTTTCGGTAGCAATATATTTGGCTGAAGCATAATATTATAGACAGTATGAAGCATATGCCTACAATCTCTGTAGCATACTCCGACTTGGTAAGTATGGGTATTTGAGAGAAAATGAATATACATGTCCTAATCGTTTGCCGCTTATCGGAAATTCTTGATAATTGTGTGTGAACAGATGTCTTTGTTTGCATAGTTGTGATTTTATCTGTTTTCGGGACACATTTGTTTGTTCAGTCTTTTGTACCGTAGGCGAGATCGCCTGCGTCGCCGAGGCCCGGCACGATATAGCTGTGGGGATTGATTTCAGGGTCGATGGCTCCTACCCACAGAGTGGTATGTTCGGCCGGGAAATGCTCCTTGACATAGTCTACCGCATCCTGTGAGGCGATTACCGACGCGATGTGTACGTGGGCCGGAGTGCCTTTGGTGAGCAGCGCATGATAGCTCAGTTCCATCGATTTTCCGGTGGCCAGCATGGGGTCGACCAGAATCAGAGTCTTCCCGTCGAGGCGCGGCGATGCGAGGTATTCGATAAATACATCGAAGTTTTCTTTCTCACGGTATTTCCTGTAGGCCGACACAAATGCGTTTTCAGCAGTGTCGAGGATGTTGAGGAATCCCTGATGGAATGGAATGCCCGCACGGAATATTGTGGCGAGTACTACCTGGGTGTCGATTACGTCGCATTTGCATGGCGCAAGCGGGGTGTCGACCGTCTCCTTGCGGTAGCGGAGTGTGCGGCTTATCTCGAAGGCCATTATTTCGCCTATGCGTTCGAGATTGCGGCGGAAGCGGAGCATGTCGCTCTGGATGTTGACATTGCGCAGCTCCATCATGTATTGGCTGATTACCGAGGGGTATTCGGCGAAGTTTACTATTTTCATCTGTTATAGGGTATTTGATAAGGTGGAGAAATAATAGGTCAGTTGGAGTCGCGGCTGATTTTTTCGGCCAGGAGGGCCTTGAATTCTGTGCCCGGAGCTACATGTATATATTGGAATCCGAGCTCGCCGGCACTCTTGCAGTTGGCCAGTGAGTCGTCAAAGAATATTGTCTCCTCAGGCAGTATTGCGTAGTCGTCGGCTACCTTGCGGAATATCTCGGGTGCCGGCTTCATCGCTTTAGCCTCGAATGAGGTGGTGATTCCGTCGAAGTAATCATTTACGGTAAGGCCTTCGGCTGTAAAAGACTCGGCGATTTTAGAGTTCCACATCACGGAGTTGGTGTTGCTGAGCAGATACAGACGATAATGCTTGTGGAGTTCTCTCAGTGCCTCCAGACGGTGGATGGGGATGCCGATGAGGAAGCTGTTGAAAGCCTCGTCAATCTGTGCGTCCGTTACTTCATGTGGGATGTTGCGGCGCACTTCTTCGCGCCATTCTGCGGGTGAGATAAGTCCCTCTTCGAGCTGACCGAACGCGCCTTTCTGGCCATAGTCGCCGAGGAAATCGCCGATATTGTCCATGCCAAGCTGCCGGAAAGCGTTCACGCAGCGTTCGCGTTCGATATCCATTATCACTCCGCCAAGGTCAAAGAGAAGGTTTCGTATCATAATCTGTCGGTTGGGGTAGGGGTTACTGGTTGTTGAGCGAGAGGAGAGTATCTATGGTCTTTCTGTCGTTGGACAGGCGGGGTATCTTTCTCTGGCCTCCGAGTTTGCCTGTAATTGCGAGCCATCGGTCGAACACTCCGTGACGTCCCGTAATAATTTCCGGAGGGTCGAGGAAGAGGTTTCCCGCACGTTTTGCCTGATAGTCGGAGTTTTCGGCCTGAAGTGCTTTGTCGAGAGCCTCGGCGAATTCCGCGGTGGAACGCGGCGGGGTGGCAAACTCGATGAGCCACTGGTGGCGTCCGCGCGAACGGTCGCCTGCATATACCGGGGCTGCGGTATAGTTGGACACGGCACATCCGAGTTTCGCGCATGTGGATGATATTGCTGCTTCGGCATTGTACACCATCAGCTCCTCGCCGAATGCGTTGATGAAACTCCGAGTACGGCCTGCTATGGTGATGTTGAGCGGATAGCGGCTCTCGATTCGCACTGTATCGCCTATGGCGTATCGCCACAGTCCGTTGCACGATGTGATTGCGAGCGCATATGTCTTTCCCTCCTCGACAGTCCATGCCGTGGCGGCATCGGGAAATTTCTCTCCGGTCTGGTCAAGCGGTATGAATTCGAAGAACACGCCTATGTCGAGCAGCATCGACATCATGTGGCGCAACGGGTCGGTCTGTACGGCGAAGAAGCCTTCTGAGGCATTATATGTCTCAAGATAATGCATCTTCGTTGTGTCGGTGATATGCTCATACTGCCGCCGGTAAGGCTTGAAGGATATGCCTCCGTGGAAGAATACCTCGAGGTTGGGCCATACCTGATGGATAGACTCGGCGCCGCTCTGTTTCATCACCTCTTTTATCACCGTCAGGAACCATGACGGCACTCCGGATATGTTGGTGACATCGCATTTCGATGCAGCCTCTACCAGCCGTGGTAGTTTTTGTGTCCAGTCGGCCATCAGAGCTATATCCTTTGAGGGTATGCGCACCATGTTGGCCAGCGGGTTTATATTGTTGATGAGGTTGGCCGACAGGTCGCCGACCTTTATTCCCGGCTTCAGGGACAGCTCGTTGGCAAAGCTGCCTCCGAGTATAAATGCTTTTCCTGAGAATATCCGGCTGTCGGGGTTGGATGCGAGATAATGGGCCACTACGTCGAATCCGCCCTGATAGTGGTTGCGCTTGAAGCCGTCGGGAGTGATGGGTATATACTTGCTTTTCCCGTCGGATGTGCCCGATGATTGAGCGAAGTTGCGTACTGCGCCAGGCCACAGGATGTCGCGCTCTCCGGCAATCATGCGCTCTACGAGCGGTCGCAGCGATGTATAGTCGCTTACCGGCACTCTGGCGGCAAAGTCATTGTAGCTTGTGATGGATTCGAATCCATAGGTCTCGCCGATATATGTCGACCGGGCTTTTCTCACAAGTTTCATCAACTCGGCGGTCTGCACCCTCTCGGGCACCACAGAATTGCGGCGCCATGCGTTAGCCCGGCGCATGAATATCGGACGGAGTATTCTGGTAAGGTGCATTGTCGCGAGTTTTGTTAATATAACAACAAAGTTAGTGGAATTTTGTTAAATCTATACAGACTCTTCCGGCAATTCGCATTCCGTGTGCTTCGGGCGATTGCCTTACTTTCTCGACAAACAAATATTTATGATTTATGATACAGCGACTCTACCCGTATAAGCATCTGCTTATGAGCCTTATGTTTGTAATTGTGGCTCTGTGTGCCACCTCGTGCGACGAGGATGACGACAATTACTACGACTCTTATAGCTCGCCTTTGATAGGTGAGTGGTACAGTCCGGAGACCGACACCTATTTTGATTTTGACGGTGATGGCGACGGAGTGTACGAGGATGCGTATGGCGATGAATACGATTTTACCTGGAGCGCGGGCAGCGGATGGCTTAATGTGTATTTCTACGATGGTACGGTATGGAATTTCAGCTGGTCGTTTGCACCTAACGGATGTCTGCAACTGTATAATACCGGCACCGGGTATACGACGGTATATTGGCGCCAGTAGTCCATACCACCGGGAGGACGTATACAGAATCAGCGGCTTCGTCGCGGTATACATATGCCGGAGCGAAGCCGCTGATTCTGTATACGTCCTATGCTTTCCCGACTCTATCGGGTGTGGGGCGGCGGGGTGATATCAGTCGCGGGCGTCATCGTCGATAGAGAAGTCCTCCTCGGGGAAATCATCAAGGTCAAGGTCGGCCTGACGTCCCTCTTCGGTGGATTCTTCATCGTTGTTTTCATCAATGTCATCGTCATCGTCATCTTTCTTTTTAAGCGAGAGCTTAGACTTTTTGGGTGCTCCTGCTTCGGGATTCCCTTTGATGGCCTCGGTAATCTTTTGCTCGAGCTCTTCAAACAATTCGGGATTGTCGGCGAGCACTTGTTTTACAGCATCGCGTCCCTGGGCGAGTTTATCGCCGTTGTAGCTGAACCATGAGCCGCTCTTCTTTATGATATCGTATTCGACGCCAAGGTCAACGATTTCTCCGGTGCGCGAGATGCCTTCTCCGAACATGATGTCGAATTCGGCGCGCTTGAATGGAGGAGCTACCTTGTTTTTTGCAATTTTAATCTTGGCATGTCGTCCGATGGGCTGTTCCTTTTTGTCCTTGAGTGTAGAGGACGGACGTATATCTATACGCACGGACGCGTAGAACTTGAGGGCGTTGCCACCGGTGGTGGTTTCGGCGGGGCCGAATCCCATGCCGCCGATTGCGGCACGCAGCTGGTTGATGAATATGCAGCATGTGTTGGTGCGTGCGATGGCTCCCGTGAGTTTGCGCATGGCCTGTGACATGAGTCGTGCCTGTAGGCCTACGTTGCGGTCGCCCATATCGCCTTCGATTTCGGCTTTCGGTGTAAGCGCGGCTACCGAGTCGACTACGATTATGTCGATTGCCGATGAGCGGATCAGCTGCTCTACGATTTCAAGAGCCTGCTCGCCGGTGTCGGGCTGCGATATCAGGAGATTGTCTACATCTACTCCGAGTTTGGCCGCATAGAAGCGGTCGAATGCATGCTCGGCGTCAATCAGGGCTGCTATGCCTCCTTTTTTCTGCGCCTCGGCTATGGCGTGGAGGGCAAGAGTTGTCTTGCCGGATGATTCCGGACCGTAGATTTCGGTAATACGTCCGCGTGGAAATCCGCCTACACCCAGAGCGAAGTTGAGGCTTATGGAGCCGGAGGGTATTACATCGACGTCGGTGATGTTGTCATCGCCGAGTTTCATTATGGCTCCGCGGCCATATGTTTTTTCTATACGCTCCATGGCGGCTGTCAGCGCGCTGAGCTTCGCCTGCTTTGGGTCGGCTGTCGGTTCGCCTTTCTTTTTAGCGGCGGTTTTCTTGGTTTTGTCGGTTGGTGCCATAAGTATGATGTTTTATATTGATTTCTGATGATAATGCAAAGATAAGGAATGATGTGTGCAAAAACATGGCACAGTAAAGTTAAATAAACATAATGCAGGCATCATAGCGGGATGGCGTACTCGCGTTTGATTTCCGACATTACAAATGTTGACTCTATGGCACCGATGAAGTCGAATGCGCCGAGTTTGTTGAGCACAAAGTCGCGGTAGTCGGCCATCGACGGGGCGTATATCTTGAGCAGATAGTCGAAGGCTCCGCTTACGTTGTAGCATTCTGTGACCTCCGGGAGCGACTTTACAAGGCTTACGAATCCCGACGCTATGTCGCGGTTGATATGTCGCAGTTTTACCTGGCAGAATACCACAAACCCACGTCCGAGTTTGTCGGCGTCAAGCACAGCGACATATCTGCTGATATATCCCTGGGCTTCCAGTCGCTTCAGGCGCTCGAACACAGGAGTAGGGGAGCGGT containing:
- a CDS encoding Lrp/AsnC family transcriptional regulator, giving the protein MSSTLTEMLDSIDIDILRALQTDARLSTRQLATKVHRSPTPVFERLKRLEAQGYISRYVAVLDADKLGRGFVVFCQVKLRHINRDIASGFVSLVKSLPEVTECYNVSGAFDYLLKIYAPSMADYRDFVLNKLGAFDFIGAIESTFVMSEIKREYAIPL